The Nostoc sp. 'Lobaria pulmonaria (5183) cyanobiont' genome window below encodes:
- a CDS encoding EAL domain-containing protein, with protein sequence MLEFGKSLFGYKQFIPHGHCYLWKPELVGFHIVSDSLIALSYYSIPITLLYFVRKRQDLPFNWIFILFATFIVTCGTTHIMEIWTLWYPTYWLSGCLKAITAIVSLYTACELIPLIPKALALPSSAQLEAANRELEREISERQAALNERKQAEIALKQSEIRYRAIVEDQTEFIARYLPDGTLTFVNQAFALYFGRSPEELIGSCYQPIVFEADRERVAQLIASMSADNPVVIIESRVVVADGVRWSQWHNRMLFDEQGCFIEFQSVGRDITVLKQIEETLFQEKELAQVTLQSIGDAVITTDVFGRIQYLNPVAESLIGCTQTSAQGLPLVKVFKIVHETTHEPVQNPIEQALEENRIVNLANHTVLITENAQEIAIEDSAAPIRNREGQVIGAVMVFHDVTQNRQLALQLSWQASHDALTGLVNRQEFERQVEQALRLAKLDYQVHGLCYLDLDRFKIVNDTCGHLAGDELLRQITVLLQEKIGKTDTLARLGGDEFGVLLNQCMPEQALRVANELRECVQEFRFVWQEQVFSIGVSIGLVGIDTNSESFAEIISTADAACYTAKNRGRNRVYVAKTDDQEQLQQRGQMQWVSRISQALESDWFCLYAQKIAAITPKDQNGNHYEVLLRLWDEQGNLVLPMAFIPAAERYNLMHLIDRWVIRTLFRNGLTLGGDEQSIYAINLSGSSINDDQFIDFLYEQFTLHPISPQRICFEISETVAIANLVKAKQFIESLQQMGCRFALDDFGMGMSSFAYLKSLPVDYLKIDGSFIRNIVDNPVDDAIVTAITRISSVMGIQTIAKFVENEAILEQITALGIDYAQGYSIAVPCLLG encoded by the coding sequence TTTGGAAACCAGAATTAGTGGGGTTCCATATTGTATCTGACAGTTTAATTGCCCTTTCTTATTATTCTATTCCCATCACGCTACTTTATTTTGTCCGCAAGCGCCAAGATTTACCTTTTAACTGGATATTTATACTATTTGCAACATTTATTGTTACTTGTGGCACTACCCACATAATGGAGATTTGGACGCTCTGGTATCCAACTTATTGGTTAAGTGGTTGCCTTAAAGCTATTACAGCCATAGTTTCACTGTATACAGCTTGCGAACTTATACCTTTAATACCAAAAGCACTTGCTCTCCCCAGTTCTGCACAGCTGGAGGCAGCCAATCGAGAACTGGAGAGGGAAATTAGCGAACGGCAAGCCGCACTCAACGAACGCAAGCAAGCAGAAATTGCTCTCAAACAAAGTGAGATTCGCTACCGTGCCATTGTGGAAGATCAGACTGAATTCATTGCCCGATATTTACCAGACGGTACACTCACCTTTGTCAACCAAGCTTTTGCACTTTATTTTGGGCGATCGCCAGAGGAACTGATCGGCAGCTGCTATCAACCGATTGTCTTTGAGGCAGATCGGGAGCGAGTTGCTCAATTAATAGCTTCAATGAGTGCTGATAATCCTGTAGTCATCATTGAGAGTCGCGTGGTTGTGGCAGATGGGGTGCGTTGGAGTCAGTGGCATAACCGAATGCTGTTTGACGAGCAAGGATGCTTTATAGAATTTCAATCGGTGGGACGGGATATCACAGTTCTTAAACAAATCGAAGAAACACTTTTTCAAGAAAAAGAATTAGCTCAGGTGACGTTGCAATCGATTGGAGATGCAGTTATTACCACAGACGTGTTTGGCAGGATTCAATATCTCAATCCGGTTGCAGAATCTCTGATTGGATGTACTCAAACATCGGCACAAGGGTTGCCGTTAGTAAAAGTCTTTAAAATTGTGCATGAAACGACACACGAGCCAGTTCAGAACCCAATTGAGCAAGCATTAGAGGAAAATCGAATTGTAAATTTAGCAAACCATACCGTCTTAATTACTGAGAATGCTCAAGAGATTGCGATTGAAGATTCAGCTGCGCCCATTCGCAATCGTGAAGGACAAGTTATTGGCGCGGTTATGGTGTTTCATGACGTGACTCAGAACCGCCAGCTTGCGCTTCAGCTATCCTGGCAGGCAAGCCATGATGCCTTAACCGGATTGGTAAATCGCCAGGAGTTTGAGCGGCAGGTTGAACAAGCATTACGCCTTGCCAAGTTAGACTACCAGGTTCACGGGTTATGCTATTTGGATCTCGATCGCTTCAAAATCGTAAATGATACCTGTGGTCATCTGGCTGGAGATGAATTACTGCGTCAAATTACTGTCTTATTGCAGGAGAAGATTGGGAAAACTGACACACTGGCACGGTTAGGGGGCGATGAATTTGGAGTATTGCTCAATCAGTGTATGCCGGAGCAAGCTTTACGAGTTGCCAATGAACTGCGTGAGTGTGTTCAAGAGTTCCGGTTTGTTTGGCAAGAGCAGGTATTCTCAATTGGAGTAAGTATCGGCTTGGTTGGTATCGACACGAATAGCGAGAGCTTTGCAGAGATTATCAGCACGGCTGATGCAGCTTGTTATACCGCGAAGAACCGGGGGCGCAACCGCGTATACGTTGCTAAGACTGACGACCAGGAGCAACTGCAACAGCGTGGCCAGATGCAGTGGGTTAGTCGCATTTCTCAAGCTTTGGAAAGTGATTGGTTTTGTCTCTATGCTCAAAAGATTGCCGCTATTACTCCGAAAGATCAAAACGGCAACCATTATGAAGTTCTGCTGCGGCTTTGGGATGAGCAGGGAAATTTAGTGCTGCCAATGGCGTTTATTCCAGCAGCAGAACGCTACAACTTAATGCATCTGATCGATCGCTGGGTGATTCGGACTCTATTCAGAAATGGGCTAACGCTCGGTGGCGATGAACAAAGCATCTATGCGATTAACCTCTCTGGCTCTAGTATCAACGACGATCAATTCATTGACTTCTTGTATGAGCAGTTTACCCTACACCCGATCTCACCCCAACGCATTTGCTTTGAGATTAGCGAAACTGTGGCGATCGCCAACCTCGTAAAAGCCAAGCAGTTCATTGAGTCACTTCAACAGATGGGCTGTCGCTTCGCGTTGGACGATTTTGGGATGGGGATGTCATCCTTTGCTTATCTCAAGTCTCTACCTGTGGATTACCTCAAAATTGACGGCAGCTTTATTCGTAACATTGTCGATAATCCTGTGGATGATGCAATTGTAACAGCAATCACGCGCATTAGCAGTGTGATGGGTATTCAGACGATTGCTAAGTTTGTAGAGAATGAAGCGATTTTAGAGCAAATTACGGCACTAGGAATTGATTACGCACAGGGATACAGCATTGCAGTACCTTGCCTATTAGGATAG